TGGCGCGGGCTGGACACATCCCGACCATCCACCGCCAGGACCACGTCGCCCGCCTTCAGTCCCAGTGGGGCCGGGGTCGGAACGTCGACGACCAGCACACCGTCGGTGGTCCCGAAGTAGCTGCCGAGCTGCGGATTGACCGGGGCCAGTTCGAGGCCGCGGAGGGCGTCATTCATGGAAAGCGAAAACGTCATCTCGACCTGGTCCCGTGATCCCCGCACCGCCTCACTGCGGAGGAGCGCCAGCTCCAGGGCGCGCTGATTCTGCTCGCTCTCCGGCCCCACCCAGTACGCCTCGCCACCGGGCGTGGCGCGGAATCCGTAGCTCCCACCCGGACCCACCACCACCGAGAGATTCTCCGGAATCGCGGCCGTCACTACCTGCGTCTTGACGAGCTTCTTCCCGCGACGGTACTGCACCGGGACGGTGTCGTTGGGCGGCAGCTTGGCCACCAGCTCGATCAACTTGAACCCCGGACTCGGCACCCGGGCGCCCGGAGGGACGTTTGAAAGCGGGGTCACCAGCGGCGTCTTGCCGAAGACCGTGATGATGTCGCCCGCCCTGAGCCCCGCGGTGGCAGCCGGCCCACCGGGTGTGACACCGTCGAGGAGGGCGCCGACAGAATCAGCATCCGAGGGGAGTGTACTGACCACGACCCCGATCCGCACCCGGCGCGTGGCAAAGGCCTGCGCCATCATCGGCTGCATCGAATCACGAAAGAAATACGAGCGACTGCGGAGGGTGTCGACGCGGAACCGCATCGAGTCCATCAGAATCACCAGTGAATCCGATGGGGGTGACTTCGGGGACCGGGGCGCCGGGACCGTCTGCGCCTGGAGCGGTACGGCCAGGGCCAGGGGGATTCCGAGCGCGAACGATACAATCAGCCGACGGACACGCATCAGAGCCCCACGTTGTGCGCGCGCGTCAGGTGCACGTCGACCAGCGCGTCCATCAGCCCCACGCGCTCCCGCCAGAGCGGCAGGAGTTCATTCCTGGAGGCCGGGGACGTCTGCATCTGGGCGGTCTCGAGCTGGTGGTCGAGTTCGGCGATCCGGTCTTCCAGCGACGCCGCGGCCCGCGTGGTGTAAGCATCGGTCACCTGCTGACTGCTCCGCAGCTGGCGCAGCGCCTGCTCGAGCGTGGCCGACTCGGCCATGACCGCGGTGAGTTGATCGGAAGCAGCGGCCGACGGCGGCGCCATGATATCGCGCCCGACCACCACGAGCAGCAGCGACGCGGCCAGCGCCAGGGTGCCGATGCCGGCGCGCCGGACGACGCGCTGGCGGCGGTCGTGCCGCACACGTGCCGCCACGGCGGCAAAGCGGTCGCGGGGGGGGCGCAGTGTCGGCAGTGCGCGGATCCGCGCGACCCGCTGATGCAGACGGTCGAGTTCCGCGGCACAATCGGCGCAGACCCGCACGTGGGCCTGGCTTTCCGCGCTGCCGGGCTCGCTGCCCGCGTCGCGGAGGGCCACCAGCTGCTCCATGGTGAGGTGATTCATGCCCGTGCCTCCTCGCCGAGCCACACCCGAAGCTTGGCATGCGCACGCGACAGCTGCGACTTGGAGAAGCTCGGGGTCCGGTCCATCATGTCGGCGATTTCTTCGTGAGTATACCCCTCGACGTCATGGAGCCACACCACGGCACGCGACGTTTCCGGGAGGCGCTCCAGGGCGGCCTCGAGATCCATCCGAAGTGGCGTGTCCTCGCGCCGGACCGCGTGCGCTTCGTCGAAGAGCTCATCCGTTTCACGGTACTTGTTCCGCCGCAGGCGCATCAGCGCCTTGCTCGAGGCCACGCGCCGCACCCAACCCCAGAGCGGGCCGTCTCCCCGGTACTGGCCGATGCTGCGGTAGACCTCGAAAAAGGTCTCCTGGAGGACATCTTCCGCATCTTCCACGGTCCGGCAAATACGGCGGGCCAGATTGAATACGGGGGTCTCATAGGCGCGGTAGAGGATCTCCAGCGCGGCCGGATCGCCCACCCGCACCCGGGCGACCACCGATTCGGTGTCGCCTGCGAGATAGGAGTCCACTGCCAGTGCCTTTGTCATAGGTCCCTTAAAGATGCAGGGATGACCCCGATGGTTGCAGGGGGGAACTCGGCGGGGCTGGGCGGCTGGGGGGCAGCGAGGCAGAATCCGTCGGTGGCCCCCGAGCTCACCGCCATAACACCATGAAAACAAATTAGTTACCGAAAGCATACACTCTGTCCACCTGCCACTCTGCGGTGGAAACTGTCCCCGAGGTTCCCGCAGGTGCGGCGTGCCCAAGTATCTTTGCCCCATGTCGAATCCAACACCTGCCCCGAAGCTCTGGCTCCATCATCTGGCTGACGAGGCCGACGCCGCCTTCCTCTACCAGGAACTCGCTCGAGGTGAACCGGACCCGGAGCGCTCCGCGATCTACACCAAGCTGGCCGGGGTGGAGCACCGCCACGTTGCCGCCTGGCAACGATTGTTCCGGGAAAATGGCCACCCTGTCCCCACGATCGGGGTCTCGCTCAAGGCCCGGGTGCTGGCCTGGCTGGGCCGGCGGTTCGGCCCCGAATGGCTCCTTCCGATGCTGCTCGAGGAGGAGGGCCAAGAGGTCAAGGGCTACCTCGAGCTCTACAAGTCCGGACCAGAGGGGGCCGCCGGCCCGACCGCGCTCCGGCTCGCCCGCGAATCCAATGATCACGCCCTGACCCTGTCGAGGCTCGCTGGAACCGAGGGCGAGCCGTGGCACAAGACGCAGGCCGGCGGGTTCCTGCGCAACGTGGTGTACGGATTCAATGACGGCCTGACCGCCAACTTCGGGCTGGTGGCCGGCATGGTCGGCGCCGCAACATCGATGGGGACGGCCGGCCATGCCGTCGTGGTGGCAGGACTGGCCGGCGTGGTGGCCGACGCGCTCTCGATGGGTTCCTCGGGCTACCTCGCCGCCAAGAGCGAGCGCGAAGTCTACGAGCATGAAATCGCCATGGAGCGGGAAGAGATCCGCCTCATGCCCGAGCTGGAAACCGAGGAGCTGAGCCTCCTCTACCAGGCCAAGGGCATTCCCGAAGACCAATCGGACGAACTCGCCCGACAGGTCATGTCCGATCCCGAAAAGGCACTCGAGGAGAAAGTCAGGGAAGAGCTGAAGATCGGCGACGCGACCAGCACGCCGTTCCGCGAGGCGT
The DNA window shown above is from Gemmatimonadales bacterium and carries:
- a CDS encoding PDZ domain-containing protein, producing MDSMRFRVDTLRSRSYFFRDSMQPMMAQAFATRRVRIGVVVSTLPSDADSVGALLDGVTPGGPAATAGLRAGDIITVFGKTPLVTPLSNVPPGARVPSPGFKLIELVAKLPPNDTVPVQYRRGKKLVKTQVVTAAIPENLSVVVGPGGSYGFRATPGGEAYWVGPESEQNQRALELALLRSEAVRGSRDQVEMTFSLSMNDALRGLELAPVNPQLGSYFGTTDGVLVVDVPTPAPLGLKAGDVVLAVDGRDVSSPRQLMRVLSSYEPGEALKLEVMRQKKRTVLKGTLGR
- a CDS encoding sigma-70 family RNA polymerase sigma factor; this translates as MTKALAVDSYLAGDTESVVARVRVGDPAALEILYRAYETPVFNLARRICRTVEDAEDVLQETFFEVYRSIGQYRGDGPLWGWVRRVASSKALMRLRRNKYRETDELFDEAHAVRREDTPLRMDLEAALERLPETSRAVVWLHDVEGYTHEEIADMMDRTPSFSKSQLSRAHAKLRVWLGEEARA
- a CDS encoding VIT1/CCC1 transporter family protein, coding for MSNPTPAPKLWLHHLADEADAAFLYQELARGEPDPERSAIYTKLAGVEHRHVAAWQRLFRENGHPVPTIGVSLKARVLAWLGRRFGPEWLLPMLLEEEGQEVKGYLELYKSGPEGAAGPTALRLARESNDHALTLSRLAGTEGEPWHKTQAGGFLRNVVYGFNDGLTANFGLVAGMVGAATSMGTAGHAVVVAGLAGVVADALSMGSSGYLAAKSEREVYEHEIAMEREEIRLMPELETEELSLLYQAKGIPEDQSDELARQVMSDPEKALEEKVREELKIGDATSTPFREAWVTGLATAIGAFIPVAPLLFSTAPWALYTSFTIAMLSHFGVGAARSFFTGRGVARSGIDMLVVGFGVAVVGYFVGDWIVKLL